Sequence from the Sulfuracidifex tepidarius genome:
CAATTCAACTCTCGTTCAAGTACAGGATTTACCCGACAAGAGAAGCAGAGGAGAAACTCCTCCGCGTCATGGAGATTGAAGCTAAAGTGTACAACGCGTTGTTAGATGCAGTAAATAATGCAAGAAAAGAGAGGAAAAAGATAACACCTAAGGACACTCAGGCAATGTTGAAGGATCTGAAAATAGAAGGGAAGGAACTAGTTTATTCTAAAGTCCCTCAAATGGTGAACAACCAATTATGGTACAACATTAACGCTCTTCACGAACTGAAGAAGAAAGGAAAGAAAGCGGGAAAATTGAGGTATAAGAAAATCATGAAGACTATCAATTACAACCAGTCAGGTTTCAAAGTTCAAGGAGACAGACTCGTTCTATCTAAGATAGGCGAGGTCAAAGTCCTCTTCCACAGACCGCTAGAAGGTGAGGTAACGGGGGTTATAATAAAGAGGGGTGCCACTGGTTGGTATGCCATCTTTCAAGTCGAGGTTGAAAAGAAGCCTTTAGAAAAAACTGGGAAAGTGGTCGGGATAGACCTAGGAGTTGAGAAACTCGTAACTACTTCAGACGGCATAGTGATAGAGAACCCCAGGGTCTTTGATAAGGTAGAGGGGAAGATAAAGATCTTGCAAAGGTCACTAACAAGGAAGAAGAGAGGATCAAGAAACTACGAGAAGACCAGAAAGAAATTAGTTAAGCTACATGAGCATGTGAAGAATTTGATGAGTGATTATATTCATAAGGTGACTTCGTGGCTTGTTGAACAATACGACGAGATATATATGGAAGGTCTTGATGTGAAGGAAATGGTTGAGAATAACGAAAGTAAGACTTTGAGGAAACATATTCTTCATTCCAACTTCTCCAAATTCATGAGCTACCTCTCCTACAAGGCTGAAAGAGCTGGTAGGAGGGTAGTGAAAGTAAACCCAGCGTACACTTCGAGGACGTGTGCTCGATGCGGATATGTAAAGAAAGACCTAACATTAGACGACCGTATATTCGTTTGCCCTAAATGTGGTTGGGTTGCAGATAGGGATTATAATGCTTCTCTAAATATTTTCCATGCGGGGTCGGGACTGCCCTTAAAGCCTGTGGACAGGAAACCTCTGCTATACATACCCTTCTCTGAGGGTGTGTATAGTAAGTTTCCTGGAAGAAGCAGGAAATCCCCATCGCGAGGTGGGGATGCCCCGTCCGTTAGGGCGGGGTAGTTCACTAGCTTTGAGTTCGTGCTCTCTGTCAACCATATTCATAAATATGATATTTTAAAATATGATATTTTAAAATTAGGTCACGGAGAAATGTCTTCTGTTTGAACGGATGAAATATAGTTGACCAGAAGTCTAGCTTCCCCCTAATTTCTATCCCGCATAGAAAGGGAAGTTCACAGGAGTACTCTGATGCTTGCCTTTCTTGTTCTCGTCATCCAGGTTGATTGAACGACTTAGCCTCGGTTAGCACTTTATGGTTTTCCTCCTCCTTCTGAGCAGTTTTTGATGCATCCTGCCTCATGGTAAATATTTTTTATGAGGCGGTTTAACCTCTTTGCGCCGAGGTCCAGACCAGTGGAGTACTTGAAGCGCTGTACCAAGAGGAGGGAGAGCGCCTTTAGGGTCAAGAAGCCCGTGTCCCTGGCCCAGGTCAGGGAGAACCCCCTCTCTAGTCCCAGGTAGCAGTTTACGGGAATTCCTGGAGCCCAATTTTTTTCGTTTTGCAGTGTGATAAAATAAATTTTATCCATTTTACAGTGAGGAGGTTTTCGAACCTATAGCTAGTTATCTAATCTCTATCCTATCGTTATTGAATTATTTTTTAAGGTCACCTAACTTTGCAAGGATTTTCCGATAAAAGCTATCCTCCTTCAATTCTTCAACAGTTTATCAAAATTCAATGAGAAAAATCAGCATACCCTTTTTAATGCTCCCCCACAAACATATACTTACGAAGATTGTTGAAGATAAGGACGGTGAAAGGTTCCTGGAGCTAGAGAGTAAGGAGGACCTAAAGAAGTTCAGGGAGATGGTCATCGAGGCTTATTACGAGCTCAACCCCGACCGTAAACGTCCTTGTGAGACCCAATCTCCAAAATAAATACTATACAGTTTTTTGAATCTATGCTGTAAATTATTCTTATATCGCCCGTAACTTCTATTGAAAACATAGGGTTTCCGTACCTATCCTTTCCTAACTTCTCTATGGCATATTTGAAAGGGTTTTCTTGTAATAAATCTAGCTTATCAAATATTAACATTAATAGCTCTAAGTTAGAGAACTTCTTGGCCACAAACTTAGCTAGATCCTTCTCACTCTCGACATCTCATCCTAAACCTTACTTTCCAATTCTCGCAGACCACAATAAAAGAAATAGAAAAATAATTTAAAAACTTTTCCCTTTTCGCTTAATATCTCTTCAGGAATAATAGTTGTGAAAAGTGAAGTAGCGTTCGTGTCTCGGTCCTTTCATGGGGATTTTACTCCCCAGTAAAATGGAGGTCTTTTTCACTTCTTCCTCCCACCACTCCTTCTCTTCCTATTCTTGCTCACCTTTAGCGCTCTGTACTCCTCTATCCTGTGATTGCCTCTCTCACGTCTGTCACTCCCCTCAACATCTCAGCTATACCTGCTCACGAGAGCTGAGGAGGTTCACGAAAGGTCTCCTCCCGAGCTGAGGGGTCTCCTTTAGTGAGCTCCAGCTTACCCTATTCACCCTGTCCTACATGAGTGGAATTAATTCTACATGTTCCTTTAACCTAACAATAATTAATCTATTTACACGCATCGTCATGAAATATAAGCTTTCTCCCTTGAACGACACTTGACTAGTCCAATTTTGGCTTAATGTTGTCGTTTATCTCAGTAAAAAGAGATCCCCATACCGACTTCCCGTTCTGGCCTACTTTATTTTCCTTTAGCTAGAAGAAACCTTTACTGATTCTTTTTCTCTTCATATAACCTCTTAGCATACTCTAAGACTTCTTCGGCAATCCTGATTGTCTGTTCAGCGTCATAAGCTGAGTAGAGCATTTCTGGAGGAGGTACCAGTTTCCTCATCTCCGTACATTGACAGTTCCCTTTCTTTCCTCAAGGACCTTGAGTAAGATGCGAAAACATCTATCCTATCCTTGAACCACTGCGGAAACTTCTCCGCGTTATTTCTCAGTATAGGGCCTACATCGTGAAATTTGGGTGGTTCTATGTTAACTAGCCTGAGACAAGCCTTGAGAGAAAGTTCTACAGCTTCTTGGCAAAGTCTCACCGCTATGTTATACTTCCTTCTCTCATGTTCTGTTTTAGCTAAACTTAGCCTTTCTTCTGCTTGCGAGAGATACGAAAACGCCAGGGAGTCAAAGTTCAATGGTTTCACCAAATTTCGAGCTTTTCTTTAGCACCCAGTACCACTTCTTACCCATCTTGATCCTTTCCGCCCCTAATTCGATTAGCCTATGCTCTAATCTTTGCAATACTTTAGTGAAAAATTGATCCTTGTCGTAGAGTATTGTCGCATCATATACCATGTCTAGATAAAGTGGGGAAATCTTCTCTGCCTCCTCTGGAGTTTTGAGAACGGGGGAGAGAGAGATACGTAATAACCCTCTCTCCAGTACTTATCTAAGTTAAGTTTATCCTCAACTCTGGTCTCAAACATCCTGATTCTCTTAAAAATGCTATCTGTAGGTAAATTATTCATGATTATCAATAAATCTACGTCGCTATCGTTTCTATTGTCTCCCCTAGACACGCTTCCATAAAGCACGATTGAGATAAGGTCGTCCTTAAATTCTTCCTTCATTATTTCAACGATTGTATTGAGTAAGGTAGCATAAGGCTCTTTGATCACATGACATATAAATCCTGAAAATCTAATAAGCGTGTTGCCTTAAGTTGATTGGCATGGGTTTTCTGCGACCCTTTTCGTCTCCACGGAGATTGGCAGTTTAAGACCCATATCTCTGGGACAGTTATGTTGACGTCCCACTTTGGCTATCAAAAGGTTTAATTCTTCTACTGGGAATACGTGAGTACTTATAAATCCTGAAAGACACAATGTAAGCATGGAGTGGAAAATAACTCAAAGAGAACCTAAGAAAGCTAAAGATGTCTCGTGCACAATAGACGAGTTAGCTTCGCTCAAGGAAATAAGGGATAAACTAGGAACTAAATCTAAACAGTTTGTGATGGATGTCCTTATAAAACATCTTAAAGAGAACAAACTAACATTTGATGATCTGGCGAAAAAGTATTCCGAACTCGGCAGAGGTGAACTGGAGAGCCTTATAAATCTCCTTAAAGAGAAATCATAGGTCATGGAGCGATCCCATCCCTTTATTAGCTCTCTTTCTTTTCTTCATTTTACTTCCTATCCTTTTCATTTCTCTTGATTTAATTTAAGCAATAACATACTTAAATATTAAAAACTGAATTAGTCTTATAGTTTTTGAAGATTTATCGTCTCTTCTTCAAAAGAAAAATCGAGAGAATTGCGATCGTAACCAATACTACTACAATAAAAGTCTTGGAGGGAAAACTATTGATCTCAGATATGCGAGATGAAGTAGTCCCGTTTAAAACGTTGGAGAAAGACGAGGTACCAGAACTTGATGGATGAACCTGAATTCCTGATGAGGTCGGTGAACTCGAGGTAGAGTTATTCGTGGAAATAGTTGAGTTTTGGGAGGCACTGGAGAACTTCATTACGTAATCCAGTACACTGGAATTTATGTAGCCTTTGTCGTATAGCATCATGTATCCAGTGTAATTATTATGAATTGTAGCGACGTATCCATAATGGATTGGATATTGTAACGGGATCGGGTAGGTCCAGTTTGAAGGCGACAACAGAACTGGAGGTCTTTCCATGGAGAAGTTGAAAGCCCTCAGGATCCCTTGGACGTCTGAATTGGCAACTATCTTGTTAAGGTAAGGCAGGTGCCAGTTATAGTCTATGAAGCCTAGCAGAGTGTAACCAGACATGGTAGAATTGTCTATCCAACCTTCCCTGGAGTAAGGCGAAATGATGAGGAGAGGAACTCTTTCTCCTAAGACGGAGTAATTGTATATACCGAGAGATTGAAGAAACTGATCTTCTCCTTCACCGTAAGTGTAAATTATGGGTGGAGGAACTTGATCATAGAAACCTCCTCCCTCATCAAAGGTGATGAAAATAGCTGTGGAATTCCAGTAAGGGCTCTCCATAATTGCATTTATATATTTCACCAAGTTCTCCTGACCTAATGTTAAATTAAAAGGAGGATGAAGGTCCAATGCGGAGTGAGAGTCATATCCCTTACCTCCGGTGAACATGAGCCATGAGA
This genomic interval carries:
- a CDS encoding RNA-guided endonuclease InsQ/TnpB family protein, which produces MWRAKEKSNTIQLSFKYRIYPTREAEEKLLRVMEIEAKVYNALLDAVNNARKERKKITPKDTQAMLKDLKIEGKELVYSKVPQMVNNQLWYNINALHELKKKGKKAGKLRYKKIMKTINYNQSGFKVQGDRLVLSKIGEVKVLFHRPLEGEVTGVIIKRGATGWYAIFQVEVEKKPLEKTGKVVGIDLGVEKLVTTSDGIVIENPRVFDKVEGKIKILQRSLTRKKRGSRNYEKTRKKLVKLHEHVKNLMSDYIHKVTSWLVEQYDEIYMEGLDVKEMVENNESKTLRKHILHSNFSKFMSYLSYKAERAGRRVVKVNPAYTSRTCARCGYVKKDLTLDDRIFVCPKCGWVADRDYNASLNIFHAGSGLPLKPVDRKPLLYIPFSEGVYSKFPGRSRKSPSRGGDAPSVRAG
- a CDS encoding type II toxin-antitoxin system RelE family toxin → MAKKFSNLELLMLIFDKLDLLQENPFKYAIEKLGKDRYGNPMFSIEVTGDIRIIYSIDSKNCIVFILEIGSHKDVYGRG
- a CDS encoding phospholipase C, with product MMVFALVPARSESPSTATPIKHVVIIILENHSFDNLFGTYPFGNPLIKDNITCSLMRPVGLNLSTSVPNGNGGYVKPYHGSIILTDPVEGFKPYHKDWNFGLMNGFVEGSGIQSMAYVTNAQVPLLWDYAEEYVLADDYFSPVLESTQPNRLAYLTGFSTNVTGDGFVSGVIPFCDTIMYQLSNDGVSWAYFDYGYTGGIIPPFPLSAFNGNVDYSSHYFNTSVFLTDLKDGQLPSVSWLMFTGGKGYDSHSALDLHPPFNLTLGQENLVKYINAIMESPYWNSTAIFITFDEGGGFYDQVPPPIIYTYGEGEDQFLQSLGIYNYSVLGERVPLLIISPYSREGWIDNSTMSGYTLLGFIDYNWHLPYLNKIVANSDVQGILRAFNFSMERPPVLLSPSNWTYPIPLQYPIHYGYVATIHNNYTGYMMLYDKGYINSSVLDYVMKFSSASQNSTISTNNSTSSSPTSSGIQVHPSSSGTSSFSNVLNGTTSSRISEINSFPSKTFIVVVLVTIAILSIFLLKKRR